TGCTGCATTGTCAATGCCTGGATTTAGCCCATTTAACAGGTTGTAAGCTACAAATATCACCATACTGGTTAACAGTGCAGATCGGGTTTTCTTGGGAATAAGGCGGGTTAGCAGCAAGGCAATAAACAAGCCATACATTCCAAAAATGGCTCCCGAAGCTCCAGCTGCCACTACGGGAGCATTCCAGTAAAGACTTATTATGCTTCCAAATATCCCTGCTATGGTATAAGCAACAAAAAACTTTGTTTTCCCAATAAGGGGTTCTAAAAACACGCCAATTTGAAGCAGGGCAAACAGGTTTACAATAAGGTGAATGACTCCTATATGCAAATAATTACTGCTTAATACCCTCCAATATTCACCTTCAAAAACCAGGGGTTTAAAATTTGCTCCCCAGGCTATAAGTTCACCTGGATCGGGGGTTATTGCATGGATACCTCCCCCAATTACCATTACAAGAAAAATGGCCACGTTAATCCAAATAAGTAATGGTGTAATAAGAAATACCTTATTCGGAATTAGTGGGTTGGCGTCTATTTCTTGTTGCTCTGCTGCATCTTCCAAAGAATTTAGCAGATTGTGGTAACGCACAATGGCCCCTTCATCAGGACTAAGTAATGCGTTATCAAGCTCCTTTCGCAAACGAGCAACATTCTCTTTGTTTTTCCCAAAATCTACAATCTGAACCCCAGCGCAGCACGATATTATGCTAATCTCATCCTCGAGGATACTAATGGTTATCTTTTCTCCCCATGATGTCCATGACATGCGAGAGACAAAAGTGAAACTGTTTTCGGTTAAAGAAAAAAGCTCCCAATTTAACTGCTCAGCGGCGGTTAAAATGGAAGCTCCTAGTTGTACTTTATCTTGGGAAGGAAGGGGGAATTCTTCTTGAAATTTTGCTGGAAAACCTACGGCCATATTAATGGGTTGTGTGATAAGCCGACCAATTTATAGCTTTCATCAACAGATCATCAAAGGATTCGCTTTAATTTTCTGCCAAATGTTGTTCGTTAAAACTAATCATCCAGTTTACTCCAAATTTATCGGTGCAGGTCCCAAAATAGTCGCCCCAAAAGGTTTTTTGCATGGGCATGCTTACCTTTCCATCCTTGCTAAGTGCATTAAAAATTCGGTCTGCTTCTTCTTGGCTTTCGGCACCTAAAGAAAGACTAAAGCTGTTACCCTGTTGGTAATTTGGAGCCCATTCTCCGCCCACATCACTGGCCATTATTTTACTTCCGTCGGGTAGGGAATAGGTCATGTGCATTATTTGGTCTTTGTTGCTGTCGTCTACGTTAAATCCAGCTTGAGGAGGCATGTCTGCATATTTACCTACAAAGTCGAAACTCCCACCGATGTGCTCCTTGTAGTAATGCATAGCCTCATGGCAATTGCCGTTGAAATACAAATAGGGGTGTAATCCTTTCATAGTCTTATTTTTTGGTGTTTAAAGCACGAAGGAAATTGCGTAAAAATTGATCCTTGCACTCCCTGTAATGTTTGTGTCCGGGCTTTCTAAAAAAAGCATTTACCTCGTGCTTGCTAAATTCTAAATCCACTTTTTTCATGATATCTACAATATCGTCATCGGTTAGCTGAAGCGCAATTTTTAGTTTTCTTAGGATGAGGTTATTGTTTAGTTGACTTTCTGCTTTGGGGGCTTCACCCTCCTTAGGGCCTCTTTTAAGGGTAATTAGCCCATTTAAAAAATGCGCCAGTTTTTTATCGTTTAAAGGTTGGAAATTTTCGGCATCGTCTTTGGCCAGGAAGTTCTGAATATCTTCAACTGTGGTCTCAAAATCCCCCAGGCTAAATATCTTCAGCATTTTCTCATCGCTGTAATTGTAGGTATATCTAATGCTTCGCAGTATGTAGTTATTGTTCATCATGGCCTTGCTACAGGTTTTTGCTTTGTGAAATTCTCGCCTCTAAAAAAGGGTTAAAACTACCATTTAATATTCTTTTCAGGGCTTATAAATGTACTTTTAGCGCCCATTTAAGCTTCAATATTTTTAGATATGACTAAGCGTCAAATCATCGTGGTGTTATCCACGATTGGAATTCTTCTATTGGCTTTTGCTATTTCCAATTTCCTAGGAAAAGGTAAGGAGCGACCAAAAAAGGAACAAGTTAAAAGTGTAAGTACTGTTTTTGCAAGCAAAGTTGTCTTAGATAACTCACCGGTAATTCTTGAAAGCACTGGGATTTTGAGAGCCAAAAATCGTTTGGATTTGTTCAGCGAGGTACAAGGGGTTATGGAATTCGATCAAGGCAGGTTTAGAGAAGGAAATTCTTTTCGCACCGGGGAAACGCTTATCCTAATTCGCAACGAAAGTCAAACCGCATCCATTATTTCGCAGAGAAGTCAGTTTATAAGCACCCTTACCTCGGTAATGCCAGATATTAGGGTGGATTTTCCGCAAAATTTTAAAGCTTGGAGCGATTATTTGGAACTGCTTAATCCAGAAAAAGCCTTACCCAATTTACCTGAAACGGAAAACGAAAATCTAAAGTCTTTTCTAACGGGGAGAGGAATTTACAGCAGTTTTTATTCTGTAAAAAACGCAGAAATAGTGTTGGCAAAATATAGGCTGCGCGCTCCTTTTAACGGAGTGGTTACCGAAGCATTGGTAGATCCGGGAACGGTAATAAGACCTGGGCAGAAATTAGGGACATACATACAACCTAACCAGTACGAACTACCCGTTCAAATAAACCTGGCCGAGGTTAAATTTCTGAGTACAGGAATGGAGGTGATGTTGCAATCGCCTGCCTTGGGAAATAAGGAATGGACAGGGAAAGTAATTAGAATCAATAAAGCAATAGATCCCAACAGCCAAATGTGCACCATAGTGGTTGGTGTAGAGGGCAGCGACTTAAAGGATGGAATGTTCTTAAATGCGGAGTTACAAGCCCGCGAAATTCCTAACTCCATTACACTACCTCGGTCGGCTATGGTAGATGGCAATGCCGTGTACAAGGTACAGGATAACAAACTGAAATTAACCAGAGTAACGGTGGTTCACAGAGGAGATCAAGAAGTGATTATTACAGGACTAAAAGAAGGCGAGTGGGTGCTAACTAAAGTTCCTCCTGGTGCATTTGAAGGCATGGAAGTGAAGGTTTATGAGCAAAACAAGGTAGTAGGATGAAAAAGGTTATCTCTTATTTCATAAAATACCCCGTTGCTGTAAACGTAATCATCTTTGCCTTTGTAATTCTTGGCTTTTTGGGGATGTCTCGAATGAAATCGAGCTTTTTCCCTTTACAGGAGTCAAAAATCATTAACATTTCAGTGGTATATCCAGGGGCATCTCCGCAAGAAATGGAGGAGGGGGTAGTTCTTAAAATTGAGAATAATTTAAGAGGTCTGGTAGGGATAGATCGCTTTACTTCTAGTTCTTCTGAGAATAGTGCTAGCATTGTTATAGAGGCTGAGCAGGGTTACGACATAGATGTGCTGCTGGCAGATGTGAAAAATGCAGTGGATAAGGTTCCTTCTTTTCCAGCTGAAATGGAACCGCCAGTTGTCGCTAAACAAGAAACCCTCAATCGTGCTATTTCTATGGTGGTTACCGGCGATGGGGTGGATTTAAAAACCCTTAAAACTGCAGCGCGGAAAATAGAAACCGATCTACGTTCTATTGAGGGTATTTCACAGGTAGAGATAAACGGTTTTCCGAGGGAAGAGATTGTTATTTCTGTAAAGGAAGATGTACTGCGTGCTTACAATTTAAGTTTTACCGAAATAGCACAGGCGGTTGCAAATGCCAATGTGCTCGCCACGGGTGGGTCGGTTAAAACAGCCGAAGAAGAATATTTAATCCGAGTAAAAAACAGATCCTACTACGCTAAGGAGTTAGAAGGGGTGGTGGTTAAAGCTTTGCCCAACGGCTCGCGAATTTATTTGGGCGATGTGGCGGTATTACAAGATACGTGGTCCGAAACTCCAGACCGTTCTTATTTTAATGGGAATCCATCGGTAAATATCGAGGTAAACACCACCAATAGAGAAGATTTAGTAGATGCTGCAAATAAAACCTTGGCTTATGTTGAGGAGTACAATAAAACGCAACAAAATTTAAGGCTAGAGGTCACCAGTAACCGTAGTATTACCATTATTCAACGTACAGAGCTACTTCTTAAAAACGGGATACAAGGGGTAATCTTGGTACTTTTCTTTCTTTCACTGTTTTTGCGTCCCAGATTAGCATTTTGGGTTGCGTTTGGCCTGCCCATTTCCTTTTTGGGAATGTTTATGCTGGTAAATTACCTGGATGTAACCATAAATGTATTGTCGCTGTTTGGGATGATCATTGTAATTGGAATCCTCGTAGACGACGGTATTGTTATCGCCGAAAACATCTTTCATCATTACGAGCAGGGGAAGTCGAGAATAAAGGCAGCTATTGACGGAACCTTGGAGGTGATACCAGCAATTACCTCGGCCATATTAACTACGATTATTGCCTTTAGTACCTTCTTCTTTTTAGAGGGACGCATAGGGGAGTTCTTTATGGAGGTAACCATAGTGGTTATGCTAACCCTAGGGTTCTCGCTTTTAGAGGCCTTTGTCATCCTTCCTGCCCACGTGGCACACTCGTCGGTGCTTACATCCAAGCAAAAAACCTACAAGTTTAATGTATGGGGAGATAGAATGATGGACGCCATGCGCGACCGTCTCTATTTACCCTTGTTGAATTGGAGTTTACGCTACAAATCGCTTGCTTTTGCCATTGCTATTGGGGTACTACTCATTACGGTAGGGGCCATGCGTGGGGGAATTATTCGAGGAACTTTTTTCCCGAGTATTTCATCGGATAGGGTGGCGGTAACTTTAACCATGCCTCAAGGAGTGAATCCGGCCGAAACCGATTCCATTATTACAGAAGTAGAGAAAGCGGCTTGGGAGGTGAACAGGGAATTTACCGAAAAGCAGACTGGTAACAAACAGGTGGTTGAAAACATTATTAAACGGGTGGGGCCAGGTACCGCCAAGGCAACGCTAACCATGAATTTACTTCCCGGTGAGGAAAGAGATTTTTCTGCTCCAGAAATAGCGGGTGCTCTTTTTGAAAAGGTAGGTGAAATTCCTGGTGCCGAAAGTTTCATCATCGATGGAGGATCTAGCTTCGGAGGTAAACCCGTTGCGGTTTCCTTGTTGGGGAATAATATATCGGAATTAAAGGCTGCCAAAGAAGAGGTTAAGCAATATCTAAAAGACAATCCCCGCTTGCGCGATGTGCAGGATAACGATCCCAAGGGGATTAAAGAAATTCGCTTAACGCTAAATGAAAAAGCCTACAATTTAGGATTGAATTTAAGGTCTGTAGTTTCACAGGTTAGGGCCGCATTTAATGGTATGCAAGTCCAGCGGTTTCAGCGTGGCGAAGATGAAATTATCGTTTGGGTTCGTTATGGATTAGAGGGAAGGTCTTCGCTTAAAGACCTAGAAAAAATGCGCATAGTAACGCCAACTGGAGCCCGAATTCCCCTGCAAGAATTAGCTACCTATAAAATTGAGCGTGGAGAGATTTCTATAAATCACCTCGATGGAAAACGAGAAATTCAAGTTAATGCAGATCTAAAAAATCCAAAGGAAAGTGCAACCGATATTGTAAGCACTTTGCGCAATGAGGTAATGCCAGAGATTATTTCTAAATATCCCAGCGTTTCGGCATTGTATGAGGGGCAGAATAGGGAAGCGGCCAAAACTCAAAATTCGGCTGGAGCTGTTTTACCTATCATTCTTCTCTTAATCTACATTGTTATAGCCTTTACGTTTAGGTCTTATAGCCAACCCTTGTTATTGTTGGTAATGATTCCATTTGCTTTTATTGGGGTAGGATGGGGGCATTACATCCACGATTTTCCGGTAAACATCCTTTCTATGTTGGGAATCATCGCCCTGATAGGAATTGTGGTAAACGATGGCTTGGTATTTATATCCAAGTTCAATGGGTTTTTGAAAGATGGGATGCCGTTTAATGAGGCGCTTATCGAGGCAGGTAAGTCTAGGTTTAGAGCTATCTTTTTAACCTCGGTAACTACCATAGCCGGATTATCGCCATTAATTTTTGAGACCAGTAGGCAGGCACAATTTTTAATTCCCATGGCTATTTCCATTGCATACGGAATTGGAGTAGCCACCATTTTAACATTGGTAATGTTACCCATGCTATTGGCCCTTAGTAACTCCATAAAGTGTTTGTTTCATAAAATTTGGCACAACGAGTGGCCAAAACCCGAAGAGGTTGAGCGTGCGGTGAAAGAAATTAAATCGATAGAAGATGGTACTGAAGATTAAAGCCCTAGTAATTGGATTTTTGTTGATTGGGCTTTCTGCATTAGGACAGTCCAAACTTTTGTTTGATGAAGCCCTAGAAAAGTTGCTTTTGCAAAACTATGATATCCAGGTGCAGGTGTTGAGCAAACAAATTGCGGAGAATACGGCCAGCAAGCTTAATAATAATTATCTACCTACATTATCTGTTGATGCTGGAGGGGGCTGGACCTACTTTGGCGGAGAAAACCGATTGGAAGACAGAACCATAGAACTAGATCCCAACGCTTCTTATACCTACGATGCAGCCTTGAGTTTGAACTATATCATTTTTAATGGCTTCGGAAGGAAATACCAATTAAAGATTAACGAGGAAAACTTAGCCCTTGCCGAGGCGGAATATAGACTGCTCATTCAGAATAGCATTTTAGAGCTTGGAAGGATTTATTACGAAGTTGCTTTTTTGGAGGAAAATGTTGCACTCCTGGAGTCTTCCATGGAAATAAGCAAGGATAGATTGCTACGAGCATCCTATGGCTTTGAATACGGTCGAAACAGTAGGGTGGATGTATTAAATGCTAAAGTAGATTTTAATCAAGATAGCATCGCTTTTTTAAATGGTAAGTTAGATTTTGAAAATGCACTGAGGAATTTAAATCTGCTTATGGGCGATTCCATTGAGGCAGCATATCAGTTAGAAAAGCAGGTGCAGATAGATAGCACCTTGGATTTGGGAACCGTATTAGAGGTTGCACAAGATCAAAACTTAGAATTGGCTATAAACGAGCATAATTATTTGAACAGTAAATATGCCCTAGCTAATTCTAGAGCCCCTTGGATGCCGACTTTAAGTGCAAATGCAGGATATAATTATCGTGGTTCCGAAGACCCTAACGGTGCCTTTTTGAAGGGGTCGGAAAGATTGGGACCTCAAGCGGGGATTAGGTTGACCTGGAACGTGTTTAACGGGCAGAATATAGTAAACCAGCAAAATGCTAAGCTGCGCCTACAACAGGCAGAAGTAAGGCAAAAGCAAATAAAGCAGCAGGTAAAAGCACAGGCTTATAATGCTTTTAGTTTGTATAAAAATGCCATGGCGGTATTACAAGCCCAGGAAGACAATGTTGCCACTGCAGAGCGAAATTTTGTACGCAGTAAAGAAGCGCTTAATCTGGGGCAAATCACCAATGCCGAATACCGATCTGCTCAGTTAAATTATTTGCAGGCCATGCAAAATAGAAGCAAGGCCAAGTACGATACCAAAAATGCAGAGCTACAGGTTTATGCTATTATGGGAGAGTTAAAGTAAAATAGATTGCTGTATAGCTAGCTTGGATTTGGGGTCTGCTCAAAACCTAGTTTTGATAAACAAAAAAGCCGGCGCTAAGCCGGCTTTTTCACTATTGCTGTTTCTTAAGCAGGTCTCGGATTTCACCGAGAAGAACTTCTTCTTTACTTGGCGCAGGTGGTGCTTTTGGAGCTTCTTCTTTAGGTTTCTCCATTTTCTCCTTCATCTTGTTGTATCCTTTTACTACCATGAAGATACAGAAGGCTACAATTACGAAAGTAATAATGGTGTTAATAAAGTTACCGTAGGTAATGGCTACCTCGGCGATAGCCTCTTCGCCTTCACCACTGGCTTCTTGAATTACATATTTAAGTTCGGAAAAATCTACACCTCCCAGCATTTTCCCAATGGGGGGCATAAGGACGTCATTTACTAATGATTTAACAATGGCTCCAAAATAGGTGGCCATAATTAAACCGACAGCCATGTCAATTACATTGCCTTTAGCAATGAACTTTTTAAACTCTTGTAGCATAACGGGTTGATTTAAGTTTAGACCAAATTAAATTTTCCCTTTGTGCAAAAAGCTGATATGCATTATGATTTTGCGCAGTTAATAATGAGTTGGATGGAGTGGAATCAAAAAAGGCCCATCCATGCGGATGAGCCTTCCCTATTTAATTTGTTAAGCTATTAAGCTTTTACCAAAAGGTGCTCCTTGATTAGGTCAGCCAGTTCGGTTCCAATTCTATCTTGAGCCTCAACGGTTGCAGCTCCAATGTGTGGGGTTGCCGCAATTTTTGGGTGCTTTAGTAATGCCTCGTTTGGAGTAGGTTCGTTTTCGTATACGTCTAACGCCGCTCCAGCAATTTCACCTGCGTCTAAGGCTTTTAAAAGTGCCTCTTCGTCTACAGATCCACCTCTAGCAGAGTTAATGATAAACGCCGTGTTTTTCATTTTAGCTAGTTCAGCGGTTCCCAATACAGCTTCACCATTCTCTTGCTTAGGAACGTGTAAACTGATAAAGTCAGACTCCTTAATAAGGGTTTCTTTATCACATTTATCCAATGTTACTGTTAGGTCCCCAGCTCCATGGATATGCAACTTAATGTCTACTGAATTCGAAGATCTGTCGTTGTATAAAACTTTCATACCCAATCCTAGGGCATAAGAAGCTAAAGCCTGACCGATTCTCCCCATTCCAATGATACCAAGAGTTTTACCTCTTAATTCGGTTCCTTTACCGTACTTTTTCTTAAGTACTTTAAAGTCGGCAACTCCATTTTGTGGCATGTATAGGTGAGAGTCGTATAGGAAACGCGCAAGGCTAAACATTTTTCCTACAACGATTTCTGCTACAGAAAGACTAGATGCGGCTGGAGTGTTAACCACAACCTTACCTTTCTCTCTTGCGTATGCAACGTCGATATTGTCCATACCAACACCACCTCTACCAATTAATTTTAGGTTAGGGCAAGCGTCAATTAGGTCTTTTCTTACTGTAGTTGCCGAACGAACTAAAAGTGCTGCTACATCTTCTTTGTTGATGTAATCTATAAGGTCGCTCTGTTCTACCTTATCGGTAATAACAGTAA
The window above is part of the Luteibaculum oceani genome. Proteins encoded here:
- a CDS encoding rhomboid family intramembrane serine protease, translating into MAVGFPAKFQEEFPLPSQDKVQLGASILTAAEQLNWELFSLTENSFTFVSRMSWTSWGEKITISILEDEISIISCCAGVQIVDFGKNKENVARLRKELDNALLSPDEGAIVRYHNLLNSLEDAAEQQEIDANPLIPNKVFLITPLLIWINVAIFLVMVIGGGIHAITPDPGELIAWGANFKPLVFEGEYWRVLSSNYLHIGVIHLIVNLFALLQIGVFLEPLIGKTKFFVAYTIAGIFGSIISLYWNAPVVAAGASGAIFGMYGLFIALLLTRLIPKKTRSALLTSMVIFVAYNLLNGLNPGIDNAAHIGGLIAGLVLGFCFYPTLKKPNDVSQKIVAYAISLSLLFVVSAFALKNTTNELSVYQKNIEEFAYHEEQALIFMNDPNQGKETIHAFVANIDYVAIYHFKQAKTALLKNNQLELNDFQKERNSILLDYCNLRIESLELLKRALKEDTDKYDPAIERTMDKIEEIISTLTNS
- a CDS encoding VOC family protein produces the protein MKGLHPYLYFNGNCHEAMHYYKEHIGGSFDFVGKYADMPPQAGFNVDDSNKDQIMHMTYSLPDGSKIMASDVGGEWAPNYQQGNSFSLSLGAESQEEADRIFNALSKDGKVSMPMQKTFWGDYFGTCTDKFGVNWMISFNEQHLAEN
- a CDS encoding YehS family protein: MMNNNYILRSIRYTYNYSDEKMLKIFSLGDFETTVEDIQNFLAKDDAENFQPLNDKKLAHFLNGLITLKRGPKEGEAPKAESQLNNNLILRKLKIALQLTDDDIVDIMKKVDLEFSKHEVNAFFRKPGHKHYRECKDQFLRNFLRALNTKK
- a CDS encoding efflux RND transporter periplasmic adaptor subunit — protein: MTKRQIIVVLSTIGILLLAFAISNFLGKGKERPKKEQVKSVSTVFASKVVLDNSPVILESTGILRAKNRLDLFSEVQGVMEFDQGRFREGNSFRTGETLILIRNESQTASIISQRSQFISTLTSVMPDIRVDFPQNFKAWSDYLELLNPEKALPNLPETENENLKSFLTGRGIYSSFYSVKNAEIVLAKYRLRAPFNGVVTEALVDPGTVIRPGQKLGTYIQPNQYELPVQINLAEVKFLSTGMEVMLQSPALGNKEWTGKVIRINKAIDPNSQMCTIVVGVEGSDLKDGMFLNAELQAREIPNSITLPRSAMVDGNAVYKVQDNKLKLTRVTVVHRGDQEVIITGLKEGEWVLTKVPPGAFEGMEVKVYEQNKVVG
- a CDS encoding efflux RND transporter permease subunit; the protein is MKKVISYFIKYPVAVNVIIFAFVILGFLGMSRMKSSFFPLQESKIINISVVYPGASPQEMEEGVVLKIENNLRGLVGIDRFTSSSSENSASIVIEAEQGYDIDVLLADVKNAVDKVPSFPAEMEPPVVAKQETLNRAISMVVTGDGVDLKTLKTAARKIETDLRSIEGISQVEINGFPREEIVISVKEDVLRAYNLSFTEIAQAVANANVLATGGSVKTAEEEYLIRVKNRSYYAKELEGVVVKALPNGSRIYLGDVAVLQDTWSETPDRSYFNGNPSVNIEVNTTNREDLVDAANKTLAYVEEYNKTQQNLRLEVTSNRSITIIQRTELLLKNGIQGVILVLFFLSLFLRPRLAFWVAFGLPISFLGMFMLVNYLDVTINVLSLFGMIIVIGILVDDGIVIAENIFHHYEQGKSRIKAAIDGTLEVIPAITSAILTTIIAFSTFFFLEGRIGEFFMEVTIVVMLTLGFSLLEAFVILPAHVAHSSVLTSKQKTYKFNVWGDRMMDAMRDRLYLPLLNWSLRYKSLAFAIAIGVLLITVGAMRGGIIRGTFFPSISSDRVAVTLTMPQGVNPAETDSIITEVEKAAWEVNREFTEKQTGNKQVVENIIKRVGPGTAKATLTMNLLPGEERDFSAPEIAGALFEKVGEIPGAESFIIDGGSSFGGKPVAVSLLGNNISELKAAKEEVKQYLKDNPRLRDVQDNDPKGIKEIRLTLNEKAYNLGLNLRSVVSQVRAAFNGMQVQRFQRGEDEIIVWVRYGLEGRSSLKDLEKMRIVTPTGARIPLQELATYKIERGEISINHLDGKREIQVNADLKNPKESATDIVSTLRNEVMPEIISKYPSVSALYEGQNREAAKTQNSAGAVLPIILLLIYIVIAFTFRSYSQPLLLLVMIPFAFIGVGWGHYIHDFPVNILSMLGIIALIGIVVNDGLVFISKFNGFLKDGMPFNEALIEAGKSRFRAIFLTSVTTIAGLSPLIFETSRQAQFLIPMAISIAYGIGVATILTLVMLPMLLALSNSIKCLFHKIWHNEWPKPEEVERAVKEIKSIEDGTED
- a CDS encoding TolC family protein yields the protein MVLKIKALVIGFLLIGLSALGQSKLLFDEALEKLLLQNYDIQVQVLSKQIAENTASKLNNNYLPTLSVDAGGGWTYFGGENRLEDRTIELDPNASYTYDAALSLNYIIFNGFGRKYQLKINEENLALAEAEYRLLIQNSILELGRIYYEVAFLEENVALLESSMEISKDRLLRASYGFEYGRNSRVDVLNAKVDFNQDSIAFLNGKLDFENALRNLNLLMGDSIEAAYQLEKQVQIDSTLDLGTVLEVAQDQNLELAINEHNYLNSKYALANSRAPWMPTLSANAGYNYRGSEDPNGAFLKGSERLGPQAGIRLTWNVFNGQNIVNQQNAKLRLQQAEVRQKQIKQQVKAQAYNAFSLYKNAMAVLQAQEDNVATAERNFVRSKEALNLGQITNAEYRSAQLNYLQAMQNRSKAKYDTKNAELQVYAIMGELK
- the mscL gene encoding large-conductance mechanosensitive channel protein MscL — translated: MLQEFKKFIAKGNVIDMAVGLIMATYFGAIVKSLVNDVLMPPIGKMLGGVDFSELKYVIQEASGEGEEAIAEVAITYGNFINTIITFVIVAFCIFMVVKGYNKMKEKMEKPKEEAPKAPPAPSKEEVLLGEIRDLLKKQQ
- a CDS encoding D-2-hydroxyacid dehydrogenase, with product MKVLANDGISPSGEAALKEAGFTVITDKVEQSDLIDYINKEDVAALLVRSATTVRKDLIDACPNLKLIGRGGVGMDNIDVAYAREKGKVVVNTPAASSLSVAEIVVGKMFSLARFLYDSHLYMPQNGVADFKVLKKKYGKGTELRGKTLGIIGMGRIGQALASYALGLGMKVLYNDRSSNSVDIKLHIHGAGDLTVTLDKCDKETLIKESDFISLHVPKQENGEAVLGTAELAKMKNTAFIINSARGGSVDEEALLKALDAGEIAGAALDVYENEPTPNEALLKHPKIAATPHIGAATVEAQDRIGTELADLIKEHLLVKA